One segment of Fusarium oxysporum f. sp. lycopersici 4287 chromosome 7, whole genome shotgun sequence DNA contains the following:
- a CDS encoding kinesin family member 1/13/14 (At least one base has a quality score < 10), whose translation MPPAGGGNIKVVVRCRPFNSREIERGAKCIVEMKGNQTVITAPEGKGVKDGGPKAFAFDRSYWSFNKDDPNYAGQSNLFDDLGQPLLDNAFQGYNNCIFAYGQTGSGKSYSMMGYGKEIGIVPLICQDMFKRIDELKKDKTTKCTVEVSYLEIYNERVRDLLNPSTKGNLKVREHPSTGPYVEDLAKLAVNEFQEIEHLMDEGNKARTVAATNMNQTSSRSHAVFTLMLTQKKYDTDTKMEMEKVAKISLVDLAGSERATSTGATGARLKEGAEINRSLSTLGRVIAALADLSTGGKKKKGTGQVPYRDSVLTWLLKDSLGGNSMTAMIAAVSPADINFDETLSTLRYADSAKRIKNHAVVNEDANARMIRELKEELSLLRSKLGNGPVPGGAAGGGLVSGETYPEGTPLDQQMVSITGSDGVLKKVSKAEIAEQLSQSEKLLTDLNQTWEEKLLKTEEIHKEREAALEELGVSIEKGFVGLHTPKKMPHLVNLSDDPLLAECLVYNLKPGTTTVGNVDTNADHQANIRLNGSRILHDHCTFENAPDGTVTLTPSEGASVMINGKRITEPSQLHSGYRVILGDFHIFRFNHPMEARAERAEVPERPQSLLRHSITASQLQALDRGSPSPSPRPGHERSFSRVSEFGDISRPESPSIFQRSGRESDWSLARREAAGAILGSDQNLTSLTDEELNALFEDVQRARAERVNGREDGDDSESSYPIRDKYLSNGTMDNFSLDTALTMPSTPKQGEPDDRLKEVREELQSKLEKQKEEYQDQLKSAEAANVEIEEIKQEKVKMEAALKELKEDMQKQLNQQRKQFEEKIEKMDPLKMPKKSPTLSEEEIEMAKKTVKTWRGRHFVKMAEAVLQNASILKEAQVMSHELDEHVVFQFAAVDVGHVLCSSYDMVLNGLTGEGDDVALEEAHKPCIGIRVVDYKHSVVHLWSLEKLHDRVRQMRQMHQYLDQPEYAQHLSLDNPFVETCMPSYTLVGEVDVPLKAVFECRVQDSTLDVLSPYTSHVVGIIKLSLEPSHARAPTNTLKFNVVMHELVGFAEREGTEVHAQLFIPGISEEDGITTTQMIKDFDEGPIRFESVHSMSIPLFAPQDVTLRVAIFAKVSTMHLDKLLSWDDMRDAVPVREDKAKASRINESQFYTQEKHDLLSRIQIMELNENGEYGAVEVTQTSELDTGTFQLHQGLQRRIGINISHSSGDALPWSGVTAVRVGKIRLVDSAGKTPDMGANEPDISLKLSQSPIFRENANGTKSLTIYAQWDSSLHNSLLLDRVTQDKYRVQMTISWEISSEKLAEPMKFSQKVCVQILSRTFVRQTSMFSALWQNVRFVRSSTGIFTLAMRPAPVKKVGDLWRLNSQHDYVKGEENLTSWTPRGVSLVSDFLMARKKKRRAADMSVTESVLAKLGLDGANTLPEKKEPEPEPSPELKPIIPSDDDLLNDTPETSQTPSLDDEEQPPADEPQLQLFIEAQQPETDLSNLEQREIREPHVDEQDQPVKEEPKKEDTEEASSETPEATEVEEEETITVEEPLLKPEYDEDQTYLLTKCLKLWKKYPDPSNNILSPTNMAPPTDGLMTDGPAQPTLIATVIRVPKNPKVLKGGYLMIPNSDSTRWVKRFVELRRPYLHLHSATDGDEVGLISLRNSRIDSQPGVLGLLQGPDDSGAQGQDGGTDFTPGHRRTASGRVISTIWTGSGPGASSGGPGLQRLPERMQSAVFAIYGTDNTWLFAARSERDKMDWIFRIDQTYMSSNDSVPGSGIASPYPGSDF comes from the exons ATGCCGCCCGCAGGCGGAGGAAATATCAAGGTGGTGGTGAGATGTCGACCTTTCAATAGCAGAG AAATCGAAAGAGGTGCAAAATGTATTGTTGAGATGAAAGGGAACCAGACGGTGATTACCGCACCTGAAGGGAAAGGCGTGAAAGATGGAGGACCAAAAGCCTTTGCATTCGATCGTTCGTACTGGTCATTCAACAAAGACGACCCCAATTACGCTGGCCAATCGAACCTCTTCGACGATCTGGGACAGCCTCTTCTCGACAATGCATTCCAAGGTTACAACAACTGTATCTTCGCTTATGGCCAAACCGGTTCAGGAAAATCATATTCTATGATGGGCTATGGGAAGGAAATAGGGATCGTTCCCTTGATTTGCCAGGATATGTTCAAAAGGATCGATGAGCTAAAGAAGGATAAAACAACGAAATGCACAGTCGAAGTCTCTTATCTCGAGATCTACAACGAACGTGTCCGAGATCTACTCAACCCATCGACCAAGGGCAACCTCAAAGTCCGAGAACATCCCTCCACAGGTCCCTatgttgaagatcttgccAAGCTTGCAGTCAACGAATTCCAGGAAATTGAACATCTCATGGATGAAGGAAACAAGGCCCGAACGGTCGCCGCAACCAATATGAACCAAACATCAAGTCGAAGTCACGCCGTCTTCACCCTGATGTTGACACAGAAGAAATACGATACCGACAcaaagatggagatggaaaagGTTGCTAAGATCAGTCTGGTAGATTTGGCAGGTTCTGAACGAGCGACATCAACTGGTGCCACTGGTGCGAGGCTGAAAGAGGGCGCTGAGATCAACCGATCGTTGTCGACATTGGGTCGTGTCATTGCCGCTTTGGCTGACCTGTCAACGGGTGgcaagaagaaaaaaggCACTGGTCAAGTTCCCTACCGAGACAGTGTCCTGACGTGGTTGTTGAAAGATTCACTAGGTGGTAACAGTATGACGGCAATGATTGCAGCCGTCAGTCCCGCTGATATCAATTTTGATGAAACGCTCAGCACTCTCCGATATGCCGACTCCGCTAAGCGAATCAAGAACCATGCTGTTGTCAACGAGGATGCTAATGCCCGTATGATCAGAGAGTTGAAGGAGGAGTTATCGCTATTAAGAAGCAAACTTGGGAATGGTCCTGTTCCTGGTGGAGCTGCTGGAGGCGGACTTGTTAGCGGAGAGACTTATCCTGAAGGCACACCCCTAGATCAGCAGATGGTCAGCATCACTGGCTCGGACGGGGTTCTGAAGAAGGTCTCAAAGGCAGAGATCGCGGAGCAGTTGAGCCAGAGTGAGAAGCTGCTTACGGATCTAAATCAGACATGGGAGGAGAAACTGTTAAAAACTGAGGAAATTCACAAAGAACGTGAAGCAGCTCTCGAAGAACTTGGTGTCAGTATTGAGAAAGGTTTCGTTGGCCTGCATAcgccgaagaagatgccGCATTTGGTCAACTTGTCCGACGATCCGCTTCTGGCTGAGTGCCTGGTCTACAACCTCAAGCCTGGTACCACAACAGTCGGCAATGTCGATACCAACGCCGATCATCAAGCGAACATCCGACTTAACGGATCCAGGATATTGCACGATCATTGTACTTTTGAAAATGCTCCCGATGGGACTGTAACTCTCACTCCCAGTGAGGGTGCTTCGGTCATGATCAACGGAAAGCGTATCACCGAGCCGTCACAACTTCATTCTGGCTACCGTGTTATTCTGGGCGATTTCCATATTTTCCGATTTAATCACCCTATGGAGGCGAGAGCAGAGCGGGCTGAGGTGCCAGAGAGACCACAGAGCTTGCTCCGACACTCCATCACAGCTAGCCAGCTCCAGGCACTGGATCGAGGCTCGCCCTCGCCAAGTCCCCGACCCGGCCACGAAAGATCATTTAGTAGGGTCTCCGAATTTGGCGACATCTCTAGACCAGAATCTCCATCAATATTCCAGAGAAGTGGCAGGGAATCGGATTGGTCGCTCGCAAGACGAGAAGCCGCTGGCGCAATTCTTGGATCTGATCAAAACCTCACCAGTCTTACTGACGAAGAGCTCAATGCTTTATTCGAGGATGTGCAGAGGGCAAGGGCGGAACGAGTGAATGGTCGCGAGGATGGGGACGATTCGGAGTCTTCTTACCCGATCAGGGATAAGTACCTGTCGAACGGCACGATGGATAACTTCTCGTTGGATACCGCTTTGACAATGCCCTCAACCCCAAAACAAGGAGAGCCCGACGATAGATTGAAAGAGGTCCGAGAAGAGTTGCAAAGCAAATTGGAGAAACAGAAAGAAGAGTACCAGGACCAACTAAAGAGCGCCGAGGCTGCTAACGTCGAGATTGAAGAAATCAAACaggagaaggtcaagatggAGGCAGCGTTGAAGGAGTTGAAGGAAGACATGCAGAAACAGCTAAACCAACAGCGGAAGCAATTCGAAGAGAAGATCGAAAAGATGGATCCCCTTAagatgccaaagaagagcCCGACCCTCTcagaagaagagattgagatggCAAAGAAGACTGTTAAGACTTGGCGAGGCCGACATTTCGTGAAGATGGCTGAGGCGGTGTTGCAAAACGCATCCATTCTCAAAGAAGCCCAGGTCATGAGTCACGAACTTGATGAGCACGTCGTTTTCCAATTTGCGGCGGTTGATGTCGGCCATGTTTTGTGTTCGTCCTATGATATGGTGCTCAATGGCCTTACTGGTGAGGGCGATGATGTGGCGCTGGAGGAAGCTCACAAGCCGTGCATTGGCATTCGTGTGGTTGATTATAAGCACAGCGTGGTCCATTTATGGAGTTTGGAGAAACTACATGACCGCGTAAGGCAGATGCGGCAGATGCACCAGTATCTTGACCAACCGGAATATGCACAGCACCTCAGTCTCGATAACCCGTTTGTTGAGACATGTATGCCGTCATATACGCTTGTGGGCGAGGTTGATGTGCCACTGAAGGCAGTTTTCGAGTGCCGGGTTCAAGATTCCACTCTCGATGTCTTATCGCCTTACACATCACATGTTGTCGGTATCATCAAGCTTTCCCTTGAACCATCACATGCCCGTGCACCAACAAACACCCTCAAGTTCAATGTTGTCATGCACGAGCTCGTGGGGTTTGCTGAACGAGAAGGCACAGAAGTCCACGCACAGCTCTTCATCCCAGGCATCTCTGAAGAGGATGGCATTACCACGACCCAAATGATCAAAGACTTTGACGAGGGACCTATTCGCTTTGAGAGTGTTCATAGCATGAGCATTCCTCTATTTGCCCCCCAAGATGTCACCTTGAGAGTCGCCATCTTCGCCAAGGTCTCCACGATGCATCTGGATAAGCTGCTCAGCTGGGATGATATGCGAGACGCTGTGCCTGTAAGAGAAGATAAAGCCAAAGCATCGCGAATCAATGAATCACAGTTCTACACCCAAGAGAAGCACGATTTACTCTCCCGGATTCAAATCATGGAATTGAACGAGAATGGCGAATATGGCGCCGTTGAAGTTACACAAACCAGCGAGCTTGACACGGGAACTTTTCAGCTTCATCAGGGGTTGCAACGAAGAATCGGCATTAATATCTCTCACAGTTCTGGCGATGCTCTTCCATGGAGTGGTGTCACTGCTGTTCGCGTTGGAAAGATCAGACTTGTTGACTCGGCTGGGAAGACACCTGACATGGGAGCCAATGAACCTGATATCTCTCTGAAGTTGTCCCAGAGCCCGATCTTTCGCGAGAACGCCAACGGTACCAAAAGCCTCACAATCTATGCTCAGTGGGATTCCAGCTTGCACAACTCATTACTGCTTGATCGAGTGACGCAGGATAAGTATCGAGTTCAAATGACAATCTCATGGGAGATCAGCTCTGAGAAGTTGGCTGAGCCGATGAAGTTCTCGCAAAAGGTTTGCGTGCAGATTCTGTCAAGAACTTTCGTGCGGCAGACCTCAATGTTTTCGGCACTCTGGCAGAATGTTCGCTTTGTGCGCTCCTCGACTGGCATTTTCACTCTTGCCATGCGTCCTGCTCCTGTCAAGAAAGTCGGCGACCTGTGGAGGCTAAATAGCCAACACGACTACGTCAAAGGCGAGGAAAACCTAACAAGCTGGACACCTCGAGGGGTGTCGCTAGTCAGCGATTTCCTCATGGCTCGTAAGAAGAAAAGACGCGCCGCGGACATGTCAGTCACGGAGTCTGTCTTAGCTAAACTTGGTCTGGATGGAGCAAACACCCTGCCTGAGAAAAAAGAACCCGAGCCTGAACCTTCCCCAGAGCTAAAGCCGATCATCCCAAGCGACGATGACCTGCTTAATGATACACCAGAAACCTCACAGACTCCTTCTCTCGATGACGAGGAGCAACCTCCCGCAGACGaacctcaacttcaactcttCATTGAAGCACAACAACCTGAGACGGATCTCTCTAACCTGGAGCAGCGTGAAATAAGAGAACCCCACGTTGATGAACAGGACCAGCCTGTCAAGGAAGAGCCAAAGAAGGAAGACACAGAAGAAGCCTCATCGGAGACACCAGAAGCTACGGAAgtcgaggaggaagaaacaATTACTGTGGAAGAGCCGCTGCTCAAACCCGAGTATGATGAAGACCAGACCTATCTTTTGACAAAGTGTCTGAAGCTATGGAAGAAATATCCTGATCCATCGAACAACATCCTTAGCCCGACCAACATGGCACCTCCAACAGACGGTCTGATGACAGACGGTCCAGCGCAGCCGACACTTATCGCAACAGTTATCCGAGTACCAAAGAACCCCAAAGTTCTGAAAGGCGGGTACTTGATGATTCCGAACAGCGACTCGACTCGTTGGGTCAAAAGATTCGTCGAGCTGCGGCGACCGTACCTTCATTTGCACTCTGCTACTGATGGTGACGAGGTTGGGCTCATAAGTTTGCGAAACTCTCGTATTGACAGCCAGCCTGGGGTGTTGGGCCTGCTTCAGGGCCCCGATGATTCTGGAGCGCAAGGTCAGGATGGGGGAACTGATTTCACACCAGGACATCGACGAACTGCTTCAGGCCGTGTTATCTCTACTATATGGACAGGCAGTGGACCTGGTGCCTCATCAGGAGGGCCAGGCCTTCAGCGACTACCAGAGCGGATGCAGTCCGCAGTGTTTGCCATTTATGGGACAGACAACACTTGGCTATTCGCAGCACGGAGCGAGCGTGACAAGATGGACTGGATCTTCCGAATCGATCAGACATACATGTCAAGCAATGACAGCGTCCCCGGAAGTGGGATAGCCAGCCCCTACCCCGGGAGCGATTTCTAG
- a CDS encoding leukotriene A-4 hydrolase has product MSWFSSLKKPAILRTCQVKITHNRNLRRTFATVNMAANRDPSTLSNYSAWRTRHTTASFKIDFEEKALKGSVILQLESQTDKESNEIILDSRYVDISTIRINSTEPKWELKEYNAPLGAPLHIYVPGGVAKGELIDVAIDLETTSKCTALQWLTPAQTSNKKHPYMFSQCQAINARSIFPCQDTPDVKSTFTFKLTSSLPVVASGVPVGDHSATPGEEKLYEFEQKVPIPSYLFAVASGDIATAPIGPRSIVATGPNELEECKWELERDMEKFMEVAEKLVFPYKWGAYNVLVLPPSFPYGGMENPIYTFATPTIISGDRQNVDVIAHELSHSWSGNLVSNASWEHFWLNEGWTMYLERRIQAAIHGDAEFDFSSIIGWKALEDAVELFGEDHEYTKLIIKHEGVDPEDVYSTVAYEKGFHFLYYLEGVVGRENFDKFIPFYFTKWSGKSLDSFEFKQTFLDFFNNLGDEKISKNVAEINWEEKFYTPGLPPKPEFDTTLASQCYDLATKWKDANFTPSAKDLENFTANQKLVFLAEVQQSGELSADRAQLMGKTYDFLSSKNVEILSAYYLIALKAHDSAIYQDTATLLGRVGRMKFVRPLFRALNKVDRQLALQTFEKNKDFYHPICKGMVEKDLGL; this is encoded by the exons ATGTCGTGGTTCTCGTCACTCAAGAAACCTGCCATTCTGCGAACTTGTCAAGTCAAAATCACCCACAATCGCAATCTAAGACGAACATTCGCAACAGTCAATATGGCTGCCAATCGTGATCCCAGCACTCTCTCCAACTATAGCGCTTGGCGAACTCGCCATACGACTGCTAGCTTCAAGATCGACTTTGAGGAGAAGGCGCTCAAAGGTTCGGTTATTCTTCAGCTTGAGTCACAGACCGATAAAGAGAGCAACGAGATCATTCTTGACTCTCGATATGTGGATATTTCTACCATCCGTATCAACTCAACAGAGCCCAAGTGGGAACTGAAAGAGTATAATGCACCCCTCGGCGCCCCTCTTCACATCTATGTGCCAGGCGGAGTTGCAAAGGGTGAACTGATTGATGTCGCAATTGACCTCGAGACAACGAGCAAATGCACTGCTCTGCAGTGGCTTACTCCTGCCCAGACCTCGAACAAGAAGCACCCGTATATGTTCTCTCAATGTCAGGCTATCAATGCCCGATCTATTTTCCCGTGTCAGGACACCCCTGATGTGAAATCCACTTTCACCTTCAAGCTCACTTCTTCTCTGCCAGTTGTTGCGAGTGGTGTTCCTGTGGGAGACCATAGTGCCACACCTGGCGAAGAGAAACTCTATGAGTTTGAGCAAAAGGTCCCTATCCCTTCTTATCTCTTCGCCGTAGCTTCTGGCGATATTGCGACTGCGCCTATTGGCCCTCGAAGTATTGTCGCCACAGGTCCCAATGAGCTGGAAGAATGCAAATGGGAGCTGGAGCGTGATATGGAGAAGTTCATGGAAGTGGCAGAGAAGCTCGTTTTCCCTTACAAGTGGGGAGCTTATAACGTGCTGGTCTTACCCCCAAGCTTCCCATATGGAG GTATGGAGAATCCCATCTACACGTTTGCTACGCCTACTATCATCAGTGGTGATCGTCAAAATGTGGACGTCATTGCCCACGAATTGAGCCATAGCTGGAGTGGTAACCTGGTTTCCAATGCCAGCTGGGAACATTT CTGGCTAAATGAGGGTTGGACGATGTACCTTGAGCGTCGTATTCAAGCAGCCATCCACGGTGATGCCGAGTTTGATTTCTCTTCCATTATCGGATGGAAAGCTCTTG AGGATGCTGTGGAACTCTTCGGCGAGGACCATGAATACACCAAACTTATCATAAAGCACGAGGGTGTTGACCCTGAGGATGTCTATAGTACCGTCGCGTACGAAAAGGGCTTCCACTTCCTCTACTACCTAGAGGGCGTTGTTGGTCGAGAGAACTTTGACAAGTTCATTCCTTTCTACTTCACCAAGTGGTCTGGCAAGTCTCTCGACTCCTTCGAGTTCAAACAAACCTTCCTCGACTTCTTTAACAACCTCGGAGATGAAAAGATCTCCAAGAATGTCGCCGAGATCAACTGGGAGGAGAAATTCTACACGCCCGGTCTACCCCCTAAGCCTGAGTTCGACACTACATTGGCGAGCCAGTGCTACGACCTCGCAACTAAGTGGAAAGACGCT AACTTTACACCAAGCgccaaggatcttgagaacTTCACTGCCAACCAGAAACTTGTCTTCTTGGCTGAGGTGCAGCAGTCCGGTGAGCTGAGCGCAGACCGAGCGCAGCTCATGGGCAAAACTTACGATTTCTTGTCGTCTAAGAATGTCGAGATTTTGTCAGCATACTATCTAATTGCTCTCAAAGCTCATGATTCTGCCATCTACCAAGACACCGCCACTCTGCTTGGACGAGTTGGTCGAATGAAGTTTGTGCGCCCTTTGTTCCGCGCCCTCAACAAGGTGGATAGACAGCTGGCATTGCAAACATTCGAAAAGAACAAGGACTTTTACCACCCCATTTGTAAGGGTATGGTCGAGAAGGATCTCGGCCTTTAG
- a CDS encoding leukotriene A-4 hydrolase, producing MSWFSSLKKPAILRTCQVKITHNRNLRRTFATVNMAANRDPSTLSNYSAWRTRHTTASFKIDFEEKALKGSVILQLESQTDKESNEIILDSRYVDISTIRINSTEPKWELKEYNAPLGAPLHIYVPGGVAKGELIDVAIDLETTSKCTALQWLTPAQTSNKKHPYMFSQCQAINARSIFPCQDTPDVKSTFTFKLTSSLPVVASGVPVGDHSATPGEEKLYEFEQKVPIPSYLFAVASGDIATAPIGPRSIVATGPNELEECKWELERDMEKFMEVAEKLVFPYKWGAYNVLVLPPSFPYGGMENPIYTFATPTIISGDRQNVDVIAHELSHSWSGNLVSNASWEHFWLNEGWTMYLERRIQAAIHGDAEFDFSSIIGWKALEDAVELFGEDHEYTKLIIKHEGVDPEDVYSTVAYEKGFHFLYYLEGVVGRENFDKFIPFYFTKWSGKSLDSFEFKQTFLDFFNNLGDEKISKNVAEINWEEKFYTPGLPPKPEFDTTLASQCYDLATKWKDAVSSAVYGVVFLR from the exons ATGTCGTGGTTCTCGTCACTCAAGAAACCTGCCATTCTGCGAACTTGTCAAGTCAAAATCACCCACAATCGCAATCTAAGACGAACATTCGCAACAGTCAATATGGCTGCCAATCGTGATCCCAGCACTCTCTCCAACTATAGCGCTTGGCGAACTCGCCATACGACTGCTAGCTTCAAGATCGACTTTGAGGAGAAGGCGCTCAAAGGTTCGGTTATTCTTCAGCTTGAGTCACAGACCGATAAAGAGAGCAACGAGATCATTCTTGACTCTCGATATGTGGATATTTCTACCATCCGTATCAACTCAACAGAGCCCAAGTGGGAACTGAAAGAGTATAATGCACCCCTCGGCGCCCCTCTTCACATCTATGTGCCAGGCGGAGTTGCAAAGGGTGAACTGATTGATGTCGCAATTGACCTCGAGACAACGAGCAAATGCACTGCTCTGCAGTGGCTTACTCCTGCCCAGACCTCGAACAAGAAGCACCCGTATATGTTCTCTCAATGTCAGGCTATCAATGCCCGATCTATTTTCCCGTGTCAGGACACCCCTGATGTGAAATCCACTTTCACCTTCAAGCTCACTTCTTCTCTGCCAGTTGTTGCGAGTGGTGTTCCTGTGGGAGACCATAGTGCCACACCTGGCGAAGAGAAACTCTATGAGTTTGAGCAAAAGGTCCCTATCCCTTCTTATCTCTTCGCCGTAGCTTCTGGCGATATTGCGACTGCGCCTATTGGCCCTCGAAGTATTGTCGCCACAGGTCCCAATGAGCTGGAAGAATGCAAATGGGAGCTGGAGCGTGATATGGAGAAGTTCATGGAAGTGGCAGAGAAGCTCGTTTTCCCTTACAAGTGGGGAGCTTATAACGTGCTGGTCTTACCCCCAAGCTTCCCATATGGAG GTATGGAGAATCCCATCTACACGTTTGCTACGCCTACTATCATCAGTGGTGATCGTCAAAATGTGGACGTCATTGCCCACGAATTGAGCCATAGCTGGAGTGGTAACCTGGTTTCCAATGCCAGCTGGGAACATTT CTGGCTAAATGAGGGTTGGACGATGTACCTTGAGCGTCGTATTCAAGCAGCCATCCACGGTGATGCCGAGTTTGATTTCTCTTCCATTATCGGATGGAAAGCTCTTG AGGATGCTGTGGAACTCTTCGGCGAGGACCATGAATACACCAAACTTATCATAAAGCACGAGGGTGTTGACCCTGAGGATGTCTATAGTACCGTCGCGTACGAAAAGGGCTTCCACTTCCTCTACTACCTAGAGGGCGTTGTTGGTCGAGAGAACTTTGACAAGTTCATTCCTTTCTACTTCACCAAGTGGTCTGGCAAGTCTCTCGACTCCTTCGAGTTCAAACAAACCTTCCTCGACTTCTTTAACAACCTCGGAGATGAAAAGATCTCCAAGAATGTCGCCGAGATCAACTGGGAGGAGAAATTCTACACGCCCGGTCTACCCCCTAAGCCTGAGTTCGACACTACATTGGCGAGCCAGTGCTACGACCTCGCAACTAAGTGGAAAGACGCTGTAAGTTCCGCCGTCTATGGTGTGGTATTTCTACGCTGA
- a CDS encoding hypothetical protein (At least one base has a quality score < 10) — protein MAHIAKCLVDIDTTYITKQASQSPNDSKLSPLPPQEKPFTWRMQQPDPSKKYQLFPKERKLPVLNSSKAVDPDKATMGPSITASDKTDNQQTTLNGLKKRLNQHSLARRRKISVPEVGPMTTVQELSMDSPTIPGRPPFHERSISAPGNSSRNYHLTDTFLFASSDDEGPDPQASMKGETEADSRGATPTSPRHLAPLVIPRRGGQSPLLRRQQSLNCFPVKNEPLRRGRTSESSPQSCTSFTPNSSMPDLTTPKSASTGSTTPIPVSAPLMEPQAESPQLSDGRYTPPVDSIRAGHRRGGSESSVMDRGRPRKRRDQRTNNGPIIQRTESKSRITSEQKAFEKLPVGVKHTEALEKIEMPELALLQKQAYEQVGRFEVLRAEDVEALSKELRHLDEKTEYLRRTYTALRSGRKNLHSRICQYLRSPRVAKFSNESMLKQEEALTELDASIDDWVNKLEQAENRRTRVRQKLLEHVAAAACLPLGGPSMTREPVVSGPSSSGIGNISTPPRSPSKETAISPRTASSPSPQRVVAQVPSTILEQPVIEEEATKESADRVTSTGSLNRSDVESIRIYAGDDVYALLADVEDEITKMGKQPVYEPIPPNNLIETKRIELHRQRSHELLNGLSGEAHAMKKRDFSECRAISPLASPPTSSATKQNEQTEDDLPLLTNVVYRP, from the exons ATGGCTCATATTGCCAAGTGCCTCGTCGATATCGACACCACCTATATAACCAAGCAGGCTTCGCAGTCACCCAACGACTCG AAATTGTCACCATTACCTCCACAGGAGAAACCATTTACTTGGAGAATGCAACAACCTGATCCGTCGAAGAAGTATCAACTTTTTCCAAAGGAGAGGAAATTGCCCgtcctcaacagcagcaaagCGGTAGACCCGGATAAGGCAACCATGGGACCTTCAATTACAGCAAGTGATAAGACAGACAACCAGCAGACAACACTcaatggcttgaagaagcggtTGAATCAACACAGCCTGGCTCGACGACGCAAAATCAGTGTGCCTGAAGTTGGACCTATGACAACCGTTCAGGAGCTTTCAATGGACTCTC CAACAATTCCTGGTCGCCCACCTTTCCACGAGCGCTCCATTAGCGCACCTGGCAATTCGTCCAGAAACTACCATCTTACCGatacttttctttttgcatCGAGCGATGACGAGGGCCCCGATCCTCAGGCTTCGATGAAGGGTGAGACCGAGGCGGATTCTAGAGGTGCAACTCCAACTTCACCAAGACACCTGGCCCCTTTGGTCATCCCTAGACGAGGAGGACAGTCGCCTTTACTCCGTCGCCAACAGTCGTTGAACTGCTTCCCTGTAAAGAACGAGCCTCTTCGACGGGGTCGCACCAGCGAGTCATCTCCCCAAAGTTGCACCTCTTTCACACCGAACTCTTCCATGCCCGATCTTACAACACCAAAGTCCGCATCGACAGGCTCAACAACTCCCATCCCAGTGTCTGCACCACTCATGGAGCCTCAAGCTGAATCCCCTCAGCTTTCTGATGGGCGTTATACCCCTCCTGTTGATTCAATTCGGGCAGGACACCGAAGAGGTGGCTCAGAATCTTCAGTGATGGACAGAGGTCGTCCTAGGAAGAGGCGTGATCAGCGCACCAACAACGGACCGATCATCCAGAGGACAGAATCGAAGAGTAGGATTACTTCAGAACAAAAGGCCTTTGAGAAACTGCCAGTTGGTGTGAAGCATACGGAGGCTTTAGAAAAAATTGAAATGCCAGAACTTGCGTTGCTTCAGAAGCAAGCTTATGAACAGGTCGGGCGCTTCGAGGTTCTGAGGGCCGAAGACGTTGAGGCGCTCTCAAAGGAACTCCGCCATTTGGACGAGAAGACCGAGTACCTTCGCCGCACTTACACTGCACTTCGCTCGGGTCGCAAAAATCTCCACTCTCGCATTTGCCAGTACCTGCGTTCGCCTCGCGTGGCCAAGTTCAGCAACGAGTCTATGCTGAAGCAGGAAGAGGCACTTACCGAGCTGGATGCCTCCATTGACGACTGGGTGAACAAGCTGGAGCAGGCTGAGAACAGACGTACTCGTGTTCGCCAGAAGTTGCTCGAACACgttgctgcagctgcttgTCTCCCTCTTGGCGGACCAAGCATGACACGTGAGCCTGTAGTGAGTGGCCCATCCTCATCTGGCATTGGCAATATCTCAACCCCACCTCGGAGCCCTTCGAAAGAGACCGCTATCTCACCTCGTACTGCCAGTTCACCTTCTCCTCAACGTGTTGTGGCTCAAGTTCCTAGCACCATCCTGGAACAGCCTGTGATCGAGGAAGAGGCTACGAAAGAAAGCGCTGATCGCGTGACCAGCACCGGATCTCTGAATCGCTCTGATGTGGAGAGCATTCGCATCTATGCCGGTGACGACGTTTACGCTCTGTTAGccgatgttgaggatgaaaTTACCAAGATGGGCAAGCAGCCGGTGTACGAGCCTATCCCCCCAAACAACCTGATCGAAACAAAACGCATTGAACTTCACCGTCAGAGAAGCCACGAGCTACTCAACGGACTTTCCGGGGAAGCCCACGCAATGAAGAAACGGGACTTCTCTGAATGTCGAGCCATTTCTCCTCTTGCATCTCCACCAACCTCATCTGCCACCAAACAAAACGAACAGACGGAAGATGACCTGCCTCTACTGACGAATGTTGTCTATCGACCTTGA